One Sodalinema gerasimenkoae IPPAS B-353 DNA segment encodes these proteins:
- a CDS encoding pentapeptide repeat-containing protein — protein MGTFQSLSASDILKRGPDSWNRWREEQPLVKPSLQGEDLEQRYLREVNFSSCNLADTNLTQADLCLANLELAQLDRANLTEAILYTTDLRYSSLKEAILTRADLTEASLVKADLSLAVLQQAQLNRADLTDARLYTTNLRQADLSDVELIRADLREVDLTMADLGEADLRDANLSFAVCSLAQFVGATLCHANLYRANLSLGNLCVANLMSANLTKASFIGANLIGANLYLANLRSANLAQADLREASLRITNLTGANLAGANLSMANLTEATLVRANLTGANLSRANLHQANLDGAILKGVTLPDGRKHP, from the coding sequence ATGGGAACTTTTCAATCTCTATCAGCCAGTGATATCCTCAAACGCGGACCTGATTCCTGGAACCGTTGGCGGGAGGAACAGCCCCTTGTGAAACCGAGTTTACAGGGGGAAGATCTGGAGCAACGGTATCTACGAGAGGTTAACTTTAGTTCTTGTAACTTAGCCGATACGAACCTCACCCAAGCTGACTTATGCTTGGCTAACTTGGAACTGGCTCAACTTGACCGAGCCAATTTAACTGAGGCGATTCTGTATACAACGGACTTACGCTACAGCTCTTTGAAAGAAGCGATTTTAACGCGAGCTGATTTGACTGAGGCGAGCCTTGTGAAAGCCGATTTATCCTTAGCGGTTCTCCAGCAAGCCCAACTTAATCGAGCTGACTTAACAGATGCACGATTGTATACCACGAATCTACGTCAGGCGGATTTGTCGGATGTGGAATTAATTCGGGCTGACTTGCGGGAAGTTGATTTGACAATGGCGGATTTGGGGGAAGCGGATTTGCGAGATGCAAATTTGAGTTTTGCGGTTTGTTCTTTGGCTCAGTTTGTAGGAGCTACATTATGTCATGCAAATCTCTATCGAGCCAATTTGAGTCTAGGAAATCTCTGTGTTGCCAACTTAATGAGTGCCAATTTAACGAAAGCTAGTTTTATTGGCGCGAATCTCATCGGCGCGAATCTCTATTTAGCTAATCTACGCTCTGCTAATTTAGCTCAAGCTGATTTACGGGAAGCCAGTTTGCGGATTACGAATTTAACAGGGGCGAACTTGGCGGGTGCGAATCTCAGTATGGCAAATCTGACGGAGGCGACGTTAGTGCGAGCAAATTTGACGGGGGCGAATTTATCACGGGCTAATTTGCACCAGGCGAACCTCGATGGAGCCATTTTGAAAGGTGTAACCTTACCGGATGGACGCAAACACCCCTAG
- a CDS encoding NAD-dependent epimerase/dehydratase family protein: MKTFVTGATGFTGSHLVRRLLAQGHTVKALVRPNSKNRTRLSGLDVEVVEGEITDLELICSHLTDVDWLFHTAAFVELGLVDDALMEQTNVDGTRTLLEAAKTATISKLIYCSTIGIYGDTQGQTIDETFQRTQKNFSSAYDRTKYTAQQLVNRAADQGLPVVSVMPSGIFGADDPHFGPVIENFLKGKLTVWAGGDRITGIVHVDDLVDGMIRAAEKSPPGEHYILSAGDLTTREMFAILGDAGGVAPPRELPQPVVRFSGNVLDTVGRLTGWNPPLSRERVHYIYERCVRVDGSKAQRVLGWQPRSVEQTLREIVAHKLNQTTATSSS; the protein is encoded by the coding sequence ATGAAAACCTTTGTTACAGGCGCGACTGGATTCACCGGCTCGCATCTTGTTCGCCGACTGTTGGCACAAGGCCATACCGTGAAAGCCTTAGTGCGACCTAACTCCAAAAATCGAACCCGTCTATCAGGATTAGACGTTGAAGTGGTCGAGGGTGAAATTACTGATTTAGAACTCATTTGCTCCCATCTCACGGATGTTGACTGGCTGTTCCATACCGCTGCCTTTGTGGAATTAGGGCTGGTGGATGATGCCTTAATGGAACAAACCAATGTTGACGGAACCCGTACTCTTCTAGAAGCTGCCAAAACGGCAACGATCTCGAAGTTAATCTATTGCAGCACCATTGGTATTTATGGAGATACCCAGGGCCAAACCATCGATGAGACCTTCCAACGGACTCAGAAGAATTTTTCCTCTGCCTATGATCGCACCAAATATACCGCCCAACAATTAGTGAATCGGGCCGCCGATCAGGGACTCCCTGTGGTGAGTGTCATGCCCTCGGGAATTTTTGGCGCCGATGACCCCCATTTTGGACCGGTGATTGAGAACTTTCTCAAGGGTAAGTTAACCGTTTGGGCTGGGGGCGATCGCATCACCGGTATTGTCCATGTGGACGACTTGGTCGACGGGATGATCCGAGCCGCCGAAAAAAGTCCCCCTGGAGAACATTACATTCTCTCCGCCGGAGACTTAACCACCCGTGAGATGTTTGCCATTTTAGGGGATGCCGGTGGGGTTGCCCCTCCCCGAGAACTGCCTCAACCTGTCGTTCGTTTCAGTGGCAATGTTCTCGATACCGTCGGACGGCTTACGGGTTGGAACCCTCCCCTAAGTCGAGAGCGGGTTCATTATATCTATGAACGCTGTGTTCGAGTTGACGGCAGCAAAGCTCAACGAGTCTTAGGCTGGCAACCCCGCTCCGTTGAACAAACTCTAAGGGAAATTGTGGCCCACAAACTTAACCAAACCACTGCCACATCTAGTTCCTAA
- the carB gene encoding carbamoyl-phosphate synthase large subunit produces MPRREDIQKILLLGSGPIVIGQACEFDYSGTQALKALREEGYFTILVNSNPASIMTDPEMADRTYIEPLSPDIVEQIIAKERPDAILPTMGGQTALNLAVSLAENGVLEKYGVELIGAKLPAIQKAEDRDLFKQAMDKIGLQSCPSGIASTLDEARAVGVEIGSYPLIIRPAFTMGGSGGGIAYNQEEFEEMAQGGLDASPVSQILVEKSLIGWKEYELEVMRDLADNVVIICSIENIDPMGVHTGDSITVAPAQTLTDKEYQRLRDASIKIIREIGVETGGSNIQFAVNPVNGDVVVIEMNPRVSRSSALASKATGFPIAKFAAKLAVGYTLDEIPNDITKKTPASFEPTIDYVVTKIPRFAFEKFPGTQAILTTQMKSVGEAMAIGRTFCESFQKAFRSLETGHWGWGCQSMGKLPSLTQVRSGLRQPNPDRMFTVHQALTLGMSVEDIYELTGIDIWFLDKFAEILATEKWLKRSPLSEISAAQMREVKQLGFSDRQIAFATKSTEDEVRNYRKQLGVIPAYKMVDTCAAEFESQTPYYYSTYDENNEHLTSDRRKVMILGGGPNRIGQGIEFDYCCCHASFALRDKGFETIMVNSNPETVSTDYDTSDRLYFEPLTKEDVLNIIEAENPEGIIIQFGGQTPLKLAVPLSKVNAPIWGTSPDSIDASEDRERFEEILRELDILQPPNGLARSYKESLKIAQRIGYPVVVRPSYVLGGRAMEVVYSDEELERYMTFAVQVEPDHPILIDKFLENAIEVDVDAIADKTGAVVIGGIMEHIEQAGIHSGDSACSIPTQTLSDAALNTLRDWTEKLAKRLNVIGLMNVQYAVQGELVYIIEANPRASRTVPFVSKSIGVPLAKYASRVMAGETLAELNFTQEIIPSHVSVKEAVLPFHKFPGTDTILGPEMRSTGEVMGIDDSFGKAFAKAELGAGELLPHQGTAFISVIDRDKEKVIPIARELQELGFDILATMGTAATLKAAGLEKVGLTLKLSEGRPNVLDAVKNKQIQLIINTPSGEDAQAEGRTIRRMALAYKIPIVTTISGARATAAAIRTLQAGSYQVKALQDYFPEIRK; encoded by the coding sequence ATGCCTCGTCGCGAAGATATCCAAAAAATTCTCTTACTCGGTTCTGGCCCGATTGTGATCGGACAAGCCTGTGAATTCGACTACTCCGGAACCCAGGCCTTGAAAGCATTACGGGAGGAGGGATACTTCACTATCCTGGTCAACTCCAACCCCGCCAGCATCATGACCGACCCGGAAATGGCCGATCGCACCTACATCGAACCCCTCTCTCCCGATATCGTCGAGCAGATCATCGCCAAAGAGCGGCCCGATGCGATTCTGCCCACCATGGGGGGACAAACTGCCCTAAACCTAGCGGTGAGCCTGGCGGAAAATGGAGTCCTGGAGAAATATGGCGTTGAACTCATTGGTGCAAAACTCCCCGCCATCCAGAAAGCTGAGGATCGCGACCTGTTCAAACAGGCCATGGACAAAATTGGCCTGCAAAGCTGCCCCTCAGGCATTGCCTCGACGTTGGACGAAGCCCGAGCGGTTGGGGTAGAGATTGGCTCCTATCCTCTGATTATTCGCCCCGCCTTTACCATGGGTGGCTCTGGTGGTGGGATTGCCTATAACCAAGAAGAATTTGAGGAAATGGCTCAGGGGGGTCTCGATGCCTCACCGGTGAGTCAGATTTTGGTGGAGAAATCCCTCATTGGCTGGAAAGAGTACGAGTTAGAGGTGATGCGGGATTTGGCGGATAATGTGGTGATTATCTGCTCCATTGAAAACATTGACCCTATGGGGGTTCACACTGGGGACTCCATTACGGTGGCCCCGGCTCAAACCCTCACCGATAAGGAATATCAACGACTGCGGGATGCCTCGATTAAAATTATTCGCGAGATTGGCGTGGAAACTGGGGGGTCGAATATCCAGTTTGCAGTGAACCCGGTCAATGGGGATGTGGTGGTGATTGAGATGAACCCTCGGGTATCTCGGAGTTCGGCATTAGCCAGTAAAGCCACCGGGTTCCCCATTGCCAAGTTTGCGGCGAAGTTGGCAGTGGGCTACACCCTGGATGAGATTCCCAATGACATCACCAAGAAAACCCCCGCTAGCTTTGAACCCACCATTGACTATGTGGTGACCAAGATTCCCCGCTTTGCCTTTGAGAAGTTCCCCGGAACTCAGGCAATTCTCACCACTCAGATGAAGTCGGTGGGAGAAGCCATGGCTATTGGACGAACCTTTTGCGAGTCGTTCCAGAAAGCATTTCGCTCCCTGGAGACAGGCCATTGGGGCTGGGGCTGTCAGTCCATGGGCAAACTCCCCAGTTTGACACAGGTTCGCTCTGGATTACGTCAACCGAACCCAGACCGGATGTTTACCGTGCATCAGGCCTTAACCCTGGGAATGTCGGTGGAGGACATCTATGAACTGACGGGAATTGATATCTGGTTCCTCGATAAGTTTGCCGAAATTCTGGCGACGGAGAAATGGTTAAAACGATCGCCCCTCTCAGAAATTTCAGCGGCCCAGATGCGCGAAGTGAAGCAACTCGGCTTTAGCGATCGCCAAATCGCCTTCGCCACCAAATCCACAGAAGACGAAGTGCGCAACTACCGCAAACAACTCGGGGTCATTCCCGCGTACAAAATGGTAGACACCTGTGCGGCGGAGTTTGAGTCCCAAACCCCCTACTACTATTCCACCTATGATGAAAATAACGAACATCTAACGAGCGATCGCCGCAAAGTCATGATTCTCGGTGGCGGGCCCAACCGCATCGGCCAGGGGATTGAGTTTGACTATTGCTGCTGTCACGCCTCCTTTGCCCTACGCGACAAAGGTTTCGAGACGATTATGGTCAACTCCAACCCCGAAACCGTCTCCACAGACTACGACACCAGCGATCGCCTCTACTTTGAACCCCTCACCAAAGAAGATGTCCTCAACATTATCGAGGCAGAAAACCCCGAAGGCATCATCATCCAGTTTGGCGGTCAAACGCCGCTGAAACTAGCCGTTCCCCTCTCCAAAGTCAACGCCCCCATCTGGGGAACCTCCCCCGACTCCATTGATGCGTCGGAAGACCGCGAACGCTTCGAGGAAATCCTACGGGAATTAGACATCCTGCAACCCCCCAATGGCTTGGCCCGTAGCTATAAGGAATCCCTGAAAATCGCCCAACGCATCGGCTATCCAGTGGTGGTGCGTCCTTCCTATGTGCTGGGGGGACGAGCCATGGAAGTAGTCTATTCGGACGAAGAACTCGAACGCTATATGACCTTCGCCGTGCAAGTCGAACCCGATCACCCGATTCTGATTGATAAATTCCTAGAGAATGCCATCGAGGTGGATGTGGATGCGATCGCCGACAAAACTGGGGCCGTGGTCATTGGCGGCATCATGGAACATATCGAACAAGCGGGAATCCACTCTGGGGACTCCGCCTGTTCCATCCCCACTCAAACCCTATCGGACGCTGCCCTCAACACCCTGCGCGATTGGACCGAGAAACTGGCCAAACGGCTCAATGTCATCGGACTGATGAACGTGCAATATGCCGTGCAGGGAGAATTGGTCTATATCATTGAAGCCAATCCCCGAGCCTCGCGGACCGTTCCCTTTGTCTCCAAGTCCATTGGCGTTCCCCTGGCCAAATACGCCTCCCGCGTCATGGCCGGCGAAACCCTAGCGGAGTTGAACTTCACCCAGGAAATCATCCCGAGTCACGTTTCTGTGAAAGAGGCGGTCTTACCCTTCCATAAATTCCCCGGAACAGATACCATCCTTGGACCCGAGATGCGCTCAACGGGAGAAGTGATGGGGATTGACGACAGTTTCGGGAAAGCCTTTGCTAAGGCGGAACTGGGGGCTGGGGAACTGCTTCCCCATCAAGGGACGGCCTTTATCTCCGTGATTGATCGGGATAAGGAGAAGGTCATCCCCATCGCCCGTGAACTTCAGGAGTTGGGCTTTGATATCTTGGCCACCATGGGCACAGCAGCCACTCTCAAGGCGGCAGGTCTTGAGAAAGTGGGTTTAACCCTGAAACTCTCCGAAGGTCGCCCCAATGTGCTGGATGCCGTGAAGAATAAGCAGATTCAGTTGATCATCAACACCCCTTCTGGGGAAGATGCTCAAGCGGAAGGTCGCACCATTCGGCGGATGGCGTTGGCCTATAAAATTCCTATTGTCACCACCATCTCGGGGGCGCGGGCCACAGCCGCAGCGATTCGCACGTTGCAAGCAGGGTCCTATCAGGTGAAAGCGTTGCAAGATTACTTTCCTGAGATAAGGAAATAG